A window from Zingiber officinale cultivar Zhangliang chromosome 7A, Zo_v1.1, whole genome shotgun sequence encodes these proteins:
- the LOC121999869 gene encoding putative cell wall protein, with amino-acid sequence MAASSHCRLLLLLLAFSAFAFPAALAGRGTPASLDKKEPEFLGVQEGTVLIPGIGRYALGSHELPAVRGLDSSGPAAKSGQFLPGIDDTFVPNPGLEIPNPFRPTTP; translated from the coding sequence ATGGCTGCCTCGTCGCATTgccgtctcctcctcctcctgttgGCTTTCTCGGCATTTGCTTTTCCAGCCGCACTCGCCGGACGTGGAACTCCGGCGAGCCTCGATAAGAAGGAGCCGGAGTTCTTAGGCGTCCAGGAGGGCACCGTGCTCATTCCCGGAATAGGAAGGTACGCCCTCGGAAGCCATGAGTTACCGGCGGTCCGCGGTCTGGACAGCAGCGGCCCGGCGGCGAAGAGCGGTCAGTTTCTTCCGGGGATCGACGACACCTTCGTGCCGAACCCCGGGTTGGAAATTCCGAACCCGTTCCGGCCGACGACACCTTGA
- the LOC122000810 gene encoding protein trichome birefringence-like 28, which yields MMARRKLPLLEADSFGLKHSSPFGGNGRRSSKYSVFVVISTVLLLFTFMYNEDVKTIAEHPFGSRDSSRTEFPIRHDIGHQQLKQAIKEDEVAILIEKAEGKPATEKDRAVMVDVVESSVGKEERNEEESHGVKTPAIDRKQELREAKEHAIGDEGKKEELGEVKAAAPAIEEEGRTLREVNASIMGKKERKEESSQVKAANSSFHEVKAPAVEKTERQRIVLDVPESCDLFDGRWVYDDVNYPVYKEAECGFMTEQVTCMRNGRRDDRFQKWRWQPKDCTLPRFDAKVMLDRLRGKRLMFVGDSLNRNQWESMICLVQSVVPWNKKSLTKNGSLSVFRLEEYNATVEFYWAPFLVESNSDDPKIHSILNRIIMPKSIDKHGENWKNVDYLVFNTYIWWMNTPTMKVLRGSFDEGSTEYDEVERPLAYRRVLNTWAKWVQNNVNPNRTMVFFMSMSPNHIRSTDWGNPTGIKCALETEPVGNWSGWRPLEVGTDWRLFAVAENVIGRLRRKVPATFVKITAMSEYRKDAHTSVHTLRQGKLLTAEQQADPAHFSDCIHWCLPGLPDTWNEFLYARIASSSWNDH from the exons ATGATGGCCCGTCGTAAGCTGCCTCTTCTCGAGGCGGACTCGTTCGGCTTGAAGCACTCGTCACCTTTCGGAGGCAACGGCCGGAGGAGCAGCAAGTACTCTGTTTTCGTGGTGATCTCGACGGTGTTGCTCTTGTTCACGTTCATGTATAATGAGGATGTGAAGACGATCGCGGAGCATCCTTTCGGAAGCAGGGATAGTTCTCGGACGGAATTCCCCATAAGACATGATATTGGCCACCAACAATTGAAACAGGCAATTAAGGAGGATGAGGTCGCTATATTAATCGAGAAAGCAGAGGGGAAGCCGGCGACCGAGAAGGATCGAGCCGTGATGGTCGACGTCGTCGAATCTTCCGTTGGAAAGGAAGAGAGAAACGAAGAAGAATCGCACGGAGTAAAGACGCCGGCCATCGACCGGAAACAAGAATTGCGGGAAGCAAAGGAGCATGCCATCGGAGACGAAGGGAAAAAAGAAGAATTGGGCGAAGTAAAGGCGGCTGCGCCGGCCATCGAGGAAGAAGGACGAACATTGAGGGAGGTAAATGCATCGATCATGGgtaaaaaagagagaaaagaagaatcGAGCCAAGTAAAAGCGGCGAACTCTTCTTTTCATGAAGTAAAGGCGCCGGCCGTGGAGAAGACCGAGAGGCAGAGGATTGTCCTGGACGTGCCGGAGAGCTGTGACCTGTTTGACGGTAGGTGGGTGTACGACGACGTGAACTACCCGGTATACAAAGAAGCGGAGTGCGGGTTCATGACGGAGCAAGTCACTTGCATGAGGAACGGCCGGCGCGACGACCGATTCCAGAAGTGGCGGTGGCAGCCCAAAGATTGCACGCTGCCCAG GTTCGATGCGAAAGTGATGCTAGATAGGCTGCGAGGGAAGCGGCTCATGTTCGTCGGCGATTCCCTGAACCGAAATCAATGGGAGTCGATGATCTGTCTCGTCCAATCCGTCGTGCCGTGGAACAAGAAGAGCCTCACAAAGAACGGCTCGCTTAGTGTGTTCCGGCTCGAG GAGTACAATGCGACCGTGGAATTCTACTGGGCGCCGTTCCTCGTCGAATCCAACTCCGACGACCCCAAGATTCACAGTATCCTGAATCGAATCATCATGCCCAAATCCATCGACAAGCATGGCGAGAACTGGAAGAACGTTGACTATCTCGTCTTCAACACCTACATCTGGTGGATGAACACCCCCACCATGAAAGTCCT ACGAGGATCGTTCGACGAAGGATCGACGGAGTACGATGAGGTGGAGCGGCCGCTGGCGTACAGGAGAGTGTTGAACACGTGGGCCAAATGGGTGCAGAACAACGTGAACCCGAACCGGACCATGGTGTTCTTCATGAGCATGTCCCCGAACCACATCAG GAGCACGGATTGGGGCAACCCGACTGGGATCAAGTGCGCGCTGGAGACGGAGCCGGTGGGGAACTGGTCCGGGTGGCGGCCGCTCGAGGTCGGGACGGACTGGAGGCTGTTCGCGGTGGCGGAGAACGTGATCGGGAGGCTGCGGAGGAAGGTGCCGGCGACGTTCGTGAAGATAACGGCGATGTCGGAGTACCGGAAGGACGCGCACACGTCGGTGCACACGCTGCGGCAGGGGAAGCTGCTGACGGCGGAGCAGCAGGCGGATCCCGCCCATTTCTCCGACTGTATACACTGGTGCTTGCCGGGCTTGCCGGACACCTGGAACGAGTTCCTCTACGCCCGCATCGCGTCGAGCTCTTGGAACGACCACTAG
- the LOC122000811 gene encoding protein SLE1-like gives MWMRLTLPRPKLLSSGRQQSGVAAIRTMSTEQERRELDELARRGETVVPGGTGGKSLEAQEHLAEGRSRGGQARREQLGTEGYQELGHKGGETRKQQIGHEGYQEMGRKGGLSTMEESGGERATKAGIPIDESKYTTAQH, from the exons ATGTGGATGAGATTGACGCTCCCAAGGCCAAAATTGTTATCGAGCGGTAGGCAACAGTCGGGAGTAGCAGCAATCCGCACCATGTCGACGGAGCAGGAGCGGCGCGAACTGGACGAGCTGGCGAGGCGGGGTGAGACTGTCGTCCCAGGCGGCACTGGCGGCAAGAGCCTCGAGGCCCAAGAACACCTCGCTGAAG GACGGAGCCGTGGAGGGCAGGCAAGGAGGGAGCAACTGGGGACGGAGGGGTACCAGGAGTTGGGCCACAAGGGAGGGGAGACAAGGAAGCAGCAGATCGGGCACGAAGGCTACCAGGAGATGGGCCGCAAAGGTGGTTTATCCACCATGGAGGAATCCGGCGGCGAGCGGGCCACCAAGGCAGGCATCCCCATCGACGAGTCCAAGTACACAACTGCCCAGCACTAA